One Xenopus tropicalis strain Nigerian chromosome 8, UCB_Xtro_10.0, whole genome shotgun sequence genomic window carries:
- the LOC116406800 gene encoding olfactory receptor 154-like, producing the protein MTWSCGKECTKSYYYPDMDRQNETIVTEFFLLGFHNVHGINILLSSVFLVIYMATVAGNFTIFFLISSSQSLKSPMYFFLRHLSLVDICLATNIVPNMLYIIIKEGGTVSFVGCITQLYLFGVFAVTECLLLTVMSYDRYLAIGYALQYASVMNPRLCAHLTCCSWAVGFSLTMITVGMVWELRFCGPNVIDHFFCDLVPLLALSCSDISSVTVSNFIIATPVTLFPFAFILMSYVRIFLTVLNISSSTGRQKAFSTCSSHLIVVCVYFGTLIAQYVAPSKSHSVDLKKILSLLYTVFTPLSNPVIYSMRNQEIMKVLIFYFCNNTLRLKVQYLAIKNKKIRITINLKLHNQSVFQSEKRHKGKAKTLQIFTKASSFYGILENISQFPSYIFSNLQLGMLAAIWLIGSQLLFEEKAGI; encoded by the exons ATGACTTGGAG TTGTGGGAAAGAGTGTACCAAGAGCTACTATTATCCTGACATGGACCGACAAAATGAAACCATTGTCACAGAGTTCTTTCTTCTAGGATTCCATAATGTCCATGGCATCAATATTTTGCTCTCATCTGTGTTCCTTGTGATTTACATGGCAACAGTAGCAGGGAACTTTACAATTTTCTTCCTAATTTCTTCTAGCCAAAGCTTAAAATCACCCATGTACTTTTTCCTAAGACATTTGTCATTAGTCGATATTTGTCTGGCAACAAACATCGTTCCTAAcatgttatatataattattaaggAAGGTGGCACTGTATCCTTTGTGGGCTGCATAACACAGCTATATTTGTTCGGTGTATTTGCAGTTACAGAGTGTCTTCTACTGACTGTAATGTCCTATGATCGATACCTGGCAATTGGTTATGCTCTCCAGTATGCTAGTGTCATGAACCCCAGGCTTTGTGCTCATTTGACTTGTTGTTCCTGGGCAGTGGGTTTTAGCCTTACCATGATCACTGTTGGTATGGTGTGGGAGCTGAGGTTCTGTGGTCCCAATGTCAttgaccattttttctgtgatcttGTGCCTCTCTTAGCCCTTTCCTGCTCAGACATTTCTTCAGTGACAGTTTCTAACTTTATTATTGCTACTCCAGTAACCTTGTTCCCATTTGCGTTCATACTCATGTCCTATGTCAGAATCTTCCTCACAGTTTTAAATATATCATCCAGCACTGGGAGACAGAAAGCCTTCTCTACCTGCAGTTCTCACCTCATAGTCGTGTGTGTTTATTTTGGGACTCTAATAGCACAATATGTTGCTCCATCCAAAAGTCATTCTGTGGATCTAAAAAAAATCCTGTCTCTTCTTTACACAGTTTTTACTCCTTTATCCAATCCTGTCATTTACAGTATGAGAAATCAAGAAATAATGAAGGTTCTGATATTCTATTTCTGTAACAAT ACCCTAAGGCTGAAAGTGCAGTATCTGGCaataaagaataagaaaataAGGATAACAATCAACTTGAAGCTACACAACCAATCTGTTTTTCAGTCTGAGAAAAGGCACAAAGGGAAGGCTAAAACTTTGCAAATCTTTACCAAAGCTAgcagtttttatggcattttagaAAACATCTCCCAGTTTCCATCATATATTTTCAG caacctTCAGTTAGGAAtgttagcagctatttggttgataGGCTCCCAATTGTTGTTTGAAGAAAAGGCTGGGATTTAA
- the LOC116406801 gene encoding vomeronasal type-2 receptor 26-like, with protein sequence MKWNTFPIDKIRGFQHFLKIFKELYCLLPVLLVIVALLLTLPGSARDQASACVLEDQSPSGVQQDGDIILGIVLSLFRSRKDHMKIEFNQKPSPSRCISPSISYYQHYLAAIFAIEEINQNANILPNLTLGYRIYDACTSESRAAANTLSILSGRAASVPNYSCNDKGTLAAFVGHLLSTLTYVVLDITAIYKFPQISYGAQDPALGDRQQFPTFYRTIINEKYHFVTISQMLKMFGWTWVGIICSDDESHQRAVNKMSSEITKNGGCVAFVAVYTVENIWTLSNSIEKIRRSSANVIIVSSNSHFLHRILISMQLNIELKKYFLFPSSLENMSSFLFSLLNGSLILSGHQRAIPGFKEFVFNAHPTKFSDDDFTNLVWFILFGCSKSADNSSGIYIPACSRNDTLSYFDTSFYAINNYITYNMYVAVYALAHSLHKVLYGEPHEKQLYKSGFHLDLYKLNNHLKSIHFQTASGDEIFFNEHGEVQGNLEIENWISYPNETTAIRKVGTFNSSAPPGEQLLINKSDIIWGTPLNDIPQSVCIGTCQLGYRKMEKKGLPVCCYECVKCSDGEISNVSDMENCITCPEDEWSNENRNKCIKKTITFLSYAEPLGLILANLAVLLSITASLILGILIKNRHSQIVKANNEELSYSLLLTLILSFLCTLLFIGKPMKVTCMFRQVTFAVIFTISISSVLGKTVTVLIAFHAITPGSMLKIWVGKRAPRCLVLLLSLGEVIICFMWFLHCPPFPDYDTRSQPSVMTLQCNEGSAVAFYIAVGYIGMLASVSFITAYLARRLPDIFNEASHITFSMLVFCCVWVTFIPAYISSKGKYMVAVEIFAILSSSSGLLGCIFFPKCYIILLKPERNISWKATSTKKSINQYNSPFVKGIASCFVE encoded by the exons ATGAAGTGGAACACATTTCCCATAGACAAAATCAGGGGATTTCAgcattttttgaaaatttttaaagaattatattGTCTGCTTCCCGTGCTGCTTGTGATAGTGGCTTTATTGCTGACACTGCCAGGGAGTGCAAGGGATCAGGCTTCTGCTTGTGTTCTGGAAGATCAGAGTCCGAGTGGAGTCCAACAGGATGGGGATATAATCTTGGGAATAGTTCTTTCTTTATTTAGGTCAAGAAAGGATCACATGAAAATCGAATTCAACCAGAAACCTTCCCCATCCAGATGCATAAG TCCATCCATTAGTTATTATCAACATTATCTAGCAGCTATTTTTGCCATTGAGGAGATCAATCAGAATGCTAATATCTTACCCAACCTAACCCTTGGCTACCGCATCTATGATGCCTGCACCAGTGAAAGTCGGGCAGCAGCCAACACTCTGAGCATATTGAGTGGGAGGGCGGCATCTGTACCCAACTATTCCTGCAATGACAAGGGAACACTTGCTGCTTTTGTGGGTCATTTACTTTCCACACTGACCTATGTAGTATTGGACATTACAGCAATCTACAAATTCCCTCAG ATCAGCTATGGGGCTCAGGATCCTGCTCTGGGTGACAGGCAACAGTTCCCAACATTCTACAGGACTATCATCAATGAAAAATATCACTTTGTAACCATCAGTCAGATGCTTAAAATGTTTGGTTGGACGTGGGTGGGAATTATCTGCTCAGATGATGAAAGTCACCAGAGAGCTGTTAATAAAATGAGTTCTGAAATCACCAAAAATGGAGGTTGTGTGGCATTTGTGGCTGTGTACACTGTTGAAAATATATGGACATTGTCAAATTCTATAGAAAAAATAAGGCGTTCATCAGCAAATGTTATCATTGTCAGCAGCAACTCCCATTTTTTGCATCGCATTTTAATAAGCATGCAGCTaaatatagaattaaaaaaatattttctatttcctTCATCTCTGGAGAACATGAgtagttttttgttttctttactcAACGGGTCCTTGATTCTCTCCGGTCACCAGAGAGCCATTCCCGGCTTTAAGGAATTTGTCTTCAATGCTCATCCTACGAAATTTTCAGATGATGATTTTACAAACCTTGTATGGTTTATACTTTTTGGTTGTTCAAAATCTGCAGACAATTCCTCTGGGATATACATTCCAGCTTGTTCAAGGAATGATACACTAAGTTACTTTGATACTTCATTTTATGCCATAAACAACTATATCACTTACAATATGTACGTTGCCGTGTATGCCCTGGCACATTCCCTGCACAAGGTGCTTTATGGTGAGCCTCATGAGAAGCAACTCTATAAATCAGGATTCCATCTTGACTTGTACAAG CTAAATAACCATTTAAAGAGCATCCATTTCCAGACTGCTTCGGGagatgaaatattttttaatgaacaCGGAGAGGTTCAGGGGAATCTTGAAATTGAAAACTGGATTTCTTACCCAAATGAAACAACAGCCATTAGAAAGGTTGGAACCTTCAATTCTTCAGCCCCTCCTGGTGAGCAGCTCCTTATCAACAAGTCAGATATCATCTGGGGGACTCCACTGAATGAT ATCCCGCAGTCTGTGTGCATTGGTACCTGCCAGCTGGGATacagaaaaatggagaaaaaaggCCTCCCAGTCTGCTGTTATGAATGTGTAAAGTGTTCAGACGGAGAGATTTCCAACGTATCAG acATGGAAAACTGCATAACATGCCCTGAAGATGAATGGTCCAATGAGAATAGAAATAAGTGCATTAAGAAAACCATTACCTTTCTGTCTTATGCTGAACCACTGGGCTTGATTTTGGCAAACTTAGCAGTTCTGTTATCCATCACTGCATCTCTAATCCTTGGAATCCTTATCAAGAACAGACACAGCCAGATTGTGAAAGCCAATAATGAAGAACTTAGCTACAGTCTTCTCCTGACCCTTATACTATCCTTTCTCTGCACCTTACTCTTTATAGGAAAACCCATGAAGGTGACCTGTATGTTTAGACAAGTTACTTTTGCAGTCATTTTTACTATTAGCATCTCCTCGGTTTTGGGGAAAACTGTGACTGTACTGATTGCCTTTCATGCTATAACACCTGGAAGTATGTTGAAGATCTGGGTTGGAAAAAGAGCTCCCAGGTGTCTTGTTCTTCTTTTATCTCTGGGAGAGGTTATAATTTGTTTTATGTGGTTTCTACATTGCCCACCATTCCCTGATTATGATACCAGATCCCAACCATCTGTGATGACCTTGCAGTGTAATGAAGGTTCTGCTGTGGCATTCTACATTGCAGTAGGGTACATTGGAATGCTGGCCTCTGTCAGCTTCATTACCGCTTATCTTGCCCGTAGGCTTCCAGACATATTTAATGAAGCTTCACACATCACCTTTAGCATGTTGGTGTTCTGCTGTGTGTGGGTCACTTTTATCCCAGCCTATATAAGCtccaaaggcaaatacatggtggcagtAGAGATATTTGCTATTCTTTCTTCCAGCTCTGGGTTGTTGGGATGCATATTTTTTCCCAAGTGTTACATCATCCTTTTAAAACCCGAAAGAAATATCAGCTGGAAAGCAacgtctacaaaaaaatcaattaaccAATATAACTCACCGTTTGTTAAAGGGATAGCAAGTTGTTTTGTTGAATAG
- the LOC100488006 gene encoding zinc finger protein 239-like produces the protein MSFMKAEDDEQIDEEDKDGDCIIVKEGETKRGIKTEENTDIGNKLRDPSPGKSCTGANLMVAGGFDQQEAEIKEYFIENPGNRAKFRINKATWENIHKGSESSENSLDESESKMDFGVQKRCVCIDCGRSFSYVSHLIIHRRSHTGEKPFECGMCGKCFARKCSLVIHERIHTGERPYPCPDCGKRFTSSATLTTHKRIHTGERPYICWECGKSFTSNSSLFLHNRTHTGEKPYECKQCGKTFSCSSALVTHTRTHTGEKPYTCAECGKSFFDNSRLLKHQATHTGEWAYMCTICGKGFTCISNLNVHQRSHTGERPFSCGQCGKSFTNNSYLVRHQTTHTGERPYPCPICGKTFTRKGHVVTHQKIHTKKMEKTKGLSEDCL, from the exons ATGAGTTTTATGAAGGCTGAAGATGATGAGCAAATCGATGAGGAAGACAAAGATG GTGACTGCATCATTGTGAAGGAAGGTGAGACAAAGAGAGGGataaaaacagaagaaaacaCTGATATTGGGAACAAACTGAGAGATCCCTCCCCTGGAAAATCCTGTACAGGGGCAAACCTCATGGTTGCTGGTGGATTTGATCAACAAGAAGCTGAAATTAAAGAGTATTTCATTGAAAACCCAGGAAACAGAGCCAAGTTTCGTATCAACAAAGCTACCTGGGAAAATATACATAAAGGCAGCGAAAGCAGTGAGAACTCTTTGGATGAATCGGAAAGTAAAATGGATTTTGGAGTGCAGAAAAGATGTGTTTGTATTGACTGTGGCAGGAGCTTCAGTTATGTCTCACACCTTATTATCCATCGGCGATcgcacactggggagaaaccatttgagtGTGGCATGTGTGGCAAATGTTTTGCCAGAAAGTGCTCTCTTGTGATACACGAGCGGATCCACACGGGGGAAAGACCTTACCCCTGCCCAGACTGTGGCAAGAGGTTTACTAGTAGCGCCACACTAACGACACATAAGCGAATCCATACAGGGGAGAGGCCATATATTTGCTGGGAATGTGGCAAAAGCTTCACCAGTAACTCTTCTCTCTTTTTACATAacaggactcacacaggagaaAAGCCGTACGAGTGCAAACAGTGTGGTAAAACGTTTTCGTGCAGCTCTGCTCTTGTGACGCACACcaggactcacacaggagagaagCCATATACTTGTGCtgagtgtgggaaaagcttttTTGATAACTCACGGCTCCTTAAACATCAGGCCACCCACACAGGAGAATGGGCCTATATGTGTACTATATGTGGGAAAGGTTTCACTTGTATCTCCAACCTTAATGTGCACCAGAGGTCACACACGGGAGAAAGACCATTTTCATGTGGTCAATGTGGTAAGAGCTTCACAAATAACTCATATCTGGTCAGGCACCAGACAACTCACACTGGAGAGAGACCTTATCCGTGCCCTATATGTGGCAAAACCTTCACTCGCAAGGGGCACGTTGTTACACatcaaaaaatacatacaaaaaaaatggagaaaacaAAAGGCCTAAGTGAAGACTGcctttaa